A segment of the Carya illinoinensis cultivar Pawnee chromosome 1, C.illinoinensisPawnee_v1, whole genome shotgun sequence genome:
TGCACCATATTGGAATGTATTTTGGATGTGAATTTCTGTGTATTGTAAAGTTTTTAAGATTCGATTTGTCAGTTACAAGTGATGTCAACGTATTGGGCTGGCTGGCTCATTGTAAATGTCTACCAAGAAAGGTCTGGTCTATGTTTTCCATGCTCCCCCAATTCATCTTCCACCATCGTCTCTAAAAATTACAGGTAATCGTTCGTTGACAATTGCTCACTTCACTGTTTCCATGGATAGCAGAACCTGGGAGTGCTTACAACAGTACTGACATCGCTAAGAGATTTTAGGGGAAAGAAACCCCGTCGAAAATCCCAAGTTTTGTCCGCTTGGAGATGTCGTAGATTGTGCAATTAGCTCTTCCTCGTTCCCTTGGAGCTAGAAAGGAGCACCGCCCTGAGaagtaaaattaattattaaaaaattaattttttttatatagattttatatttatttacttagtTTAAAAAGACTGCGGTGCTTGCCTTCTATGAttgcaaataaataataatatttacaattataaaatatgcaagtatcgtatatattttttttaaaagtgagtaaatatgagacttgcatgaaaaattaatatttttttaatagtaaattttatttttttcaaaagagaaaagctACGGGCCGTCGGTTGTGAAGTGTATTTTTATAGCAGATCAATAATCACGTGCCACGTAGGCATTTTATGAAAATCACAAATAGGCTCGCATATACCCAATTTCCTTTGTTGACTCTGAATCGACCACGAAGCTACCCAATCTCCTCTTTTATTCACTACATCCAAAGCCTTCCCCTTTCTCTCTTGACGACAACGACAATGACCCACATGTCTTAAGTtgtcttgagagagagagagagagaggaagtttgcagatataatttttatctcttggcATAATCcgtctaaaacaaaaataaaaatatttgggggagcaAAAAAGCAACTAACTTTTTTCAATCCAGCATCCTCTTTTCTCTATCTTTCTCATCACCTGTTTTTCCAACCTCCACATGTAATTCACATGCGAGTATTGTATACAGAGTCACCAtctttttttgtgaatattttgtGGGTGCGGtttggtatatgcaatggatgccGATGAAGATAAAGTGGGGTTGTGATAAGAAGAGTTCTGTTGTGGTTTGGTGCATAAACATCCTTATCTGGGTTCGGGTTTGTTTTTCTTCCTGGTGACAGTATGGACTCGAGGCTCTACAAAGTTTGGAAGAAAAATAATGTGAGTTTCTCTATGTCAGTAATCAATTGGGTTCGCATTCATAAATTGTGTACCGGGTATTTTTCTCCCTTTCGAAGGGAAGTTCATGATTGTGATTTTTGAGAGGGAAATAATGTGATTTTCTCTACTCTACAAAGTTCATGATTGGGCATTCAACATGATAAGCGCAAGAGGCTCGACGTTTTTCACTCCTAATCGTTGTCGTCGTCACCATCAAAGTCGACCGGAGCAGGAACTGTATTGGTCGTTGGCGTGAAACTAGCTGTAAGGTGTGGGATTGTTGGAGAGAAAAGGGGAGGCTTGGGATGTAGTGAATAACAGAGGAGATAGGGGTAGTATCGTGGTCGATTCGGAGTCCATAAAGGAGATTGGGTGTAAGTGGgtctatttgtaatttttataaagtgtgTACGTGGTATGCAATTATTGGCCTGCTGTAAAAATACATTTCATAGCCGACTGGCCCGTAGCTTTTATCTtttcaaaattatgaaaaattcataatttagaaaattatgaaaactttgcattttaaaaaaattatggaaaagGGAGCACAACACCATTTGTACAATTCATAATGGGAAATGCTAaatgtatttatgaaaaatttataaaaaatttacttcttcATATATCAGTCATTgatacattaaaaattataaaatttaaattttaaaataaaactaataaaatgaatcttgtaagtaaaaatataaataaaattataaatacatatagcattactcatttataattatatctaacattattcttacaAAATCATCTATCATCTATAGTTAGCTCTAGAGCATCCTCACCAAGTCAATGAGGATGCTggtcaaaatttgaattatttgtgtAAAAAATATCCATATTGGATTAggtaaatctaaaatattttacatttatgCTACAGAAGTTAGCTAAATATGAAAGACTACattcattcatcaaatattaaaatattactttctcataattataatataatttagtaatttaattataatataaaatatgatttttatatgattttgagaattaaatgatttttgaaaatatgattttttttaatattaatttaattataatataattattaataatattaagttggtagaattataaatttaaaaaaaattaatttaataatattttattattatatagagaatgaatGGCTAATTTAATgtagaaattaaatttaaatagaataagtaaatataaaaaagtgtaaTATTgactaaattttgaaaatgaatttagtCAAGCAATTGAGGATGCCCTGCAGAATTCGTGGGACAAAAACGACGACGTCGAGTATGTGGACCCCACTTCAGACGGCGCAACGAATCCGACAGTGGAGTCGCGAGCCTTATAGCTCTTTTCATGCAGTCTTGCAACGACGTCGTGTCTTTCTATCTAGCTAGTCATCCTCTCACTTCCGCGTCGCCCGGCCGCATAGATAAGCAGAAACCCTAAACATCCCAATTATTGTACGCCGGTGAGCTACGCAGAGAGTGCGAGCGTGAGAATCAGAGATGGACCATTACTCAGGAGGAAGCTGGACTATGATTCCGTCCGTGCCGACACACAGTAACACCTCTACACCCTCAAATCAAGACCATCTCTACCTCAGTCACCCACAACcacaacagcagcagcagcaagtTCAACTCCAACAATTTCAACAACAACGTATCCTCCAAcaacaacagcagcagcagcaacagcaacaacaacagcaCCATCAGCACCAATCACTGGCGTCTCACTTTCACCTCTTACATGTACCCAATGAAAACCCTAATATATACATGCATTTagttgctgtttttttttttttattttttttttcttttgtgatgTGGATTACAGATGGTGGAGAATTTAGCGGACGCGATCGAGCATGGAACTAGGGATCAGCAGACAGATGCACTggtatgatttatttattttttctcagtTTTTCCTTTCGCATAATTCCATGCCtctttttgttcaatttttgggattttttttttaactaattgcGTAATTGTTTTCAAAGGTCAGTGATTTGAACAACCACTTTGAGAAGTGCCAACATCTGCTGAATTCAATCTCGGGTTCAATTAGCACCAAGGCTATGGTAATTGCCAACTCCTAGTTTTATTAaggttatcatttttttttttatgtgagtcatATATTATGAAAATCAGTCGTGGTTTTAGATAATTGATTATATTGGGTGCGTTGTATGTTATGCACGTTTTAGGGTAGACAAATCCGTTGTTTGGACTGGAAATTTGGAATGAAGTAATGGATCCATTTTATATCGGGTtacaatggttttttttttaaaaaaaaaaaactaaagtaaAGTAGAACTTCTAGAAATAAAACACTGTACGCCAGTAAAAACCAGAGTCATAAACATTATTGGGTTACAATGTAATGGTCTTGTTCATAATGATATGTTTCTAACCAGAGTCATAATCAAATAATGTAGAGTCCTTCAATTTTCGTAGGAATATTCAAGAATGgccttctttgataatcattttcGCACAATCAAAGATTCCCCTCAAGTTCATTATAACTTGTGCTTTCTGGAATGTTGAGAGTTTATTCATCTATAATAATGACTTTATCTTGCATGCATCTTTAGTTCCAGAGGTGCTTTGTTTAAATTGGGGAAGTTTCTGGGTATTGTTTGCAGACAGTTGAGGGTCAGAAACGGAAGCTAGAAGAAAGTGAGCAGTTGTTGAATCGGCGAAGGTATTTGTCCCTTgtatttggagtttttttttttttttgcattactTGCTTTGCTTGTTTAACAtgtgttctgttttttttttttttttggaataattTCGTTACCAGGGATTTCATTGCAAAGTACAGAAGCTCTGTTGAAGAGCTTATCAAGTCTGAGCCATAAAATGGCCGTGCTTCCATTATGTGGTAACAAAGACATTACACTAGTTTAATGACCTCTTGTAAATTGCCAATTCTATTTGGTGGgattacttattaaaaagaaaaaagttgccTGTTCTATTTGTTGGGATTGGAACTCTTTGTTAGGTCTGTAAGAAATGACAAAAGGTTGACAGATTGAGTGGAGCCTAGAGACTTCGGGCGTGTAAGAACAGTCTTATCTGTCTGGTCTCACCAAGGAGTGAATTGCTTTATGCTGGATGTTGTCGACCAACATTTTATAAGCCATTTTGTGGGCAGACTCCATCAATATCATTGAGAGACTTTGAAAGATTCTTGTGTAGAAAATACGGTTAGGGTTCCCTTtgcatttaaaacataataaaatttgtGTTTCCCTGGGATGGTTCTTGGATTTAGTTGTTTCTTATTTCAAATTCAGATATATTTCACTCACATAAATCTGGTCTTGGGATGTATATCATTTCTCTGCCCACCTTAGATCTTATGCATGTGTGATTGAATGCAACTGATCGAAGTAACTCTTTGGCTTCTTGATTTCAGGTCTAGTTGCTGTCAGAACGTTCTGTACTACTCCCAAGTTCTAAATGAAAGCCAGAGGTCCTGGAATGTGGGTTTAGAGTAGTTTCCATGGTTCTTTATATACAATATTGTTAGTGTATCATACTTGAGACTAAATATTGAGCATGTATGGCATCTCCTATGCATTGAAGTCATTCTTTGATCCAGTTTTAACGAGACCCACCGGTGCCCTCAATAGACTCCCTCCCCCTATTGCTTCGATTTATTCTGCCGAACGTGCTTTGCAAAAGTTGAAGAACTGTTGTTGCATCTGGCGAATTATGCATGATGCTAGCTGATTTAGAAGAAGAATTGCAGAGTTTTCTATTGGGATGAAAGCTCATTCCTGAAGTGGCTGGAGGAATATTAGGAGCACTTTGTCACTGCTTCAGCATAATAGTTTTTACTGTTGGAAGAATGTTGTGACTCtatatgtttaattatattagtactttgattataaataaataaaaatcactaTTTAGTAACAATCAATGTCCAATTGATATCCAAATAGGAGTCCTGAATTCGAAATCATTGATATCTATTTTAtctctcaatttaaaattaaagtcaTAAAATCCATCAAGTTGTTTGATTTTGATCCCACtggtggatttttttatttgatctagcattttgatatttgaaaaatatgagacaaaaaataaagagtatcaccaacaaatttttttgatttagATCCCATTTCTGATTTTCTATTTAGTAGTGCTACTATGCTCTTCCAATTTGCCCACTTTGGTGTGCCTCCAGTGCAAATgtacttttcttttgtttttgtttttgtttttattttaaatttttttaaacatgtttaaataattttaaaaaataaaaaatatatcaatacactaatagtcatttccttaatcattaagaaaaaaaatctaaaataaaaattaaatgcatgagccatttaattaaataaggaGTAAACTAGATTTaatctataatattttaatattttagactCAAAATATAGAGTATTAATGCCATACAAATTAGCTGCACGGAATGAATCATTCAGTTAAAGGTTCTAGATTGCATTTCAGTTTTGACTCAGTAAACGTTATCTACGTTCATGAGATGATTGTATTTCCTTTCCTCCCAATGCAAACAAAAAACCCACATGTAACTTtgatttttagttatttattttctcaattaattgGTGGTCAAAATGAGAAGGCATACAATAACAGGGCGATGATGACATATGGCATTAACATGACTTTTCCCTTCCAAATTAGGAAAAGTATGAGCAAATTACAACAAATCcaatattgtttttaaatttaaagaagttGTATATATTTTCAGTTGACATTTTCAAGGTAAATTTCTAAATACACCTCTTTTAACACATTACTAACCCATCTTAGAAAAAGCTTAAATTCCCATGCATCACCAATTCATCATATATAGCTCTTGAGTTGGTtaggatctctctctctctctctctctctctctctctctctctctctctctctgtgatgaTATATCTGTCTCCCTCTCCTCCCATTTCTCTCCATCTCCCATTTTGGTTTCTTGGGATCGAGAAAATAAGGGAGAAAAAGCAACAGAGAAAACCAATCCCCATCAAGCAAAAAAAGCTGCACTTACCATCCCCGCCGGAAACGCAGTTGATATCTCCACCCCTCCCAATACCAAttacaacaaaataaacaacaacccAACGTCCTACAAAAGCATGAACATTAATCCTCGACATGGTAACGGAACCACCCAAGCTTGTGCAGCATGTAAATACCAACGCAGGAAGTGCGCGCCCGACTGCATTCTCGCCCCTTATTTTCCTCACGATCGCCAAAGACAATTCCTCAACGCCCATAAATTGTTCGGAGTTAGCAACATCACCAAGG
Coding sequences within it:
- the LOC122281351 gene encoding mediator of RNA polymerase II transcription subunit 9 produces the protein MDHYSGGSWTMIPSVPTHSNTSTPSNQDHLYLSHPQPQQQQQQVQLQQFQQQRILQQQQQQQQQQQQQHHQHQSLASHFHLLHMVENLADAIEHGTRDQQTDALVSDLNNHFEKCQHLLNSISGSISTKAMTVEGQKRKLEESEQLLNRRRDFIAKYRSSVEELIKSEP